A single window of Ovis aries strain OAR_USU_Benz2616 breed Rambouillet chromosome 24, ARS-UI_Ramb_v3.0, whole genome shotgun sequence DNA harbors:
- the NCF1 gene encoding neutrophil cytosol factor 1 isoform X2 codes for MFPIEAGDINPENRIIPHLPAPRWFDGQRVAESRQGTLTEYCSALMSLPVKISRCPHLLNFFKVRPDDLKLPTDSQVKKPETYLMPKDGKSNAADITGPIILQTYRAIADYEKGSSSQMALATGDVVDVVEKNESGWWFCQMKTKRGWVPASYLEPLDSPDEAEDPEPNYAGEPYVTIKAYTAVLEDEMSLQEGETIEVIHKLLDGWWVIRKEDVTGYFPSMYLQKAGQDTAQAQSQIKSRGAPPRRSSIRNAHSIHQRSRKRLSQDTYRRNSVRFMQQRRHQRLGPQSSRSALKEQQQPKTERPKPQPAVPPRPSADLILHRCSESTKRKLASAV; via the exons ATGTTTCCTATTGAGGCGGGGGACATCAACCCAGAGAACAGGATCATCCCGCACCTGCCAG CCCCGCGGTGGTTTGATGGGCAGCGGGTGGCCGAGAGCCGCCAGGGCACTCTTACCGAGTACTGCAGCGCGCTCATGAGCCTGCCTGTCAAGATCTCCCGCTGCCCGCACCTCCTCAACTTCTTCAAGGTGCGCCCCGACGACCTCAAGCTCCCCACAGACAGCCA GGTGAAAAAGCCAGAGACATACCTGATGCCCAAAGACGGCAAGAGCAACGCTGCGG ACATCACGGGCCCCATCATCCTGCAGACGTACCGCGCCATCGCTGACTACGAGAAGGGCTCGAGCTCGCAGATGGCGCTGGCCACGGGTGACGTGGTGGACGTCGTGGAGAAGAACGAGAGCG GCTGGTGGTTCTGCCAAATGAAGACAAAGCGTGGCTGGGTCCCAGCGTCCTACTTGGAGCCTCTGGACAGTCCTGATGAAGCCGAGGACCCAGAACCCAACTATGCAG gtGAGCCCTACGTCACCATCAAAGCCTACACAGCTGTACTGGAGGACGAGATGTCCTTGCAGGAGGGTGAAACCATTGAGGTCATTCACAAGCTCCTGGATGGCTGGTGGGTCATCAG GAAAGAAGACGTCACAGGTTACTTTCCATCCATGTACCTGCAGAAGGCAGGGCAGGACACAGCCCAGGCCCAAAGCCAGATCAAGAGCCGGGGGGCGCCGCCCCGCAG GTCGTCCATCCGCAACGCTCACAGCATCCACCAGCGGTCACGGAAGCGCCTCAGCCAGGACACCTATCGGCGCAACAGCGTCCGTTTTATGCAGCAGCGCCGCCACCAGCGGCTCGGGCCTCAGAGCTCCCGGAGCGCCCTGA AGGAGCAGCAGCAACCCAAGACCGAGCGCCCCAAGCCGCAGCCGGCCGTGCCCCCCAGGCCCAGCGCAGACCTCATCCTGCACCGCTGCAGCGAGAGCACCAAGCGGAAGCTGGCCTCCGCCGTCTGA